From a region of the Mesotoga sp. UBA6090 genome:
- a CDS encoding MEDS domain-containing protein, producing the protein MKFGSHSIALYNNNEAFRIALDSILSEGLSNNVKILYLGTESEFTILKKILLDRESSIDELLEAKSLQLTETTQSFLRQGTFDPNESIMFLEKAVLNALKEGFEGLCVAGIGTPILESGASLERLLEYEASVDDLVEEFPLVATCLYDTARMDRKNVLEISRLHPYVLRMGEFSMNDDYYSAPDRAIEFDIASRLDICRGTADSLLQMFKIKSIYVEAHEDNVSRLAVSIADKMGLDTFTKACIEMAGKIHDIGMISLFLDMISRPGPLQSFEWKLLQEHPRTGFELTKGVPFPGKVSNAILQHHERMDGSGYPNGLTGSEISLEGCILAVSEVVSAMSFYRPYRATHGVKFALDEIVKNSGSLYHADVVESCLAVFKKGFAFAQNSTDS; encoded by the coding sequence ATGAAATTTGGATCACACAGTATTGCTTTATATAACAACAATGAAGCCTTCAGAATTGCACTTGACTCCATTTTGAGCGAAGGTTTGTCGAATAACGTCAAGATCCTATATTTAGGGACCGAATCGGAATTCACAATTTTGAAGAAAATCCTTCTTGACAGAGAAAGCAGTATCGATGAGTTGCTAGAAGCAAAGTCGCTGCAACTTACCGAAACAACTCAATCGTTCCTAAGACAGGGGACTTTCGATCCAAATGAGTCTATCATGTTCCTTGAAAAGGCAGTGTTGAATGCTCTAAAAGAAGGATTTGAAGGCCTCTGCGTAGCAGGAATAGGCACTCCGATCCTCGAATCGGGAGCAAGCCTTGAAAGGCTTCTTGAGTACGAAGCATCCGTGGATGACCTCGTCGAAGAGTTCCCATTGGTAGCAACCTGTCTATACGATACAGCAAGAATGGACCGAAAGAATGTTCTTGAGATCTCTAGGCTTCATCCATATGTTCTTCGAATGGGGGAGTTTTCAATGAATGACGATTACTACAGCGCTCCTGATAGAGCTATAGAGTTCGATATTGCAAGCCGTCTTGATATCTGCAGGGGGACCGCCGATTCACTGCTGCAGATGTTTAAAATCAAGAGCATCTATGTGGAAGCTCATGAGGATAATGTCTCAAGGCTTGCGGTGTCTATAGCCGATAAAATGGGTCTTGACACCTTTACAAAAGCCTGTATAGAAATGGCCGGAAAGATTCACGATATTGGCATGATTTCCCTGTTTCTTGATATGATTAGCAGGCCCGGCCCTCTCCAAAGTTTTGAGTGGAAGCTTCTTCAAGAGCATCCAAGAACCGGATTCGAACTCACCAAAGGCGTTCCATTTCCAGGCAAAGTTTCAAATGCGATTCTTCAACATCACGAAAGAATGGACGGCTCGGGATATCCCAATGGTTTGACTGGCTCGGAAATAAGTCTTGAAGGATGTATTCTTGCAGTCTCAGAGGTAGTTTCGGCAATGAGCTTTTATAGACCCTACAGAGCCACGCACGGAGTGAAGTTTGCTCTTGATGAAATCGTGAAGAACAGTGGATCTCTTTATCATGCCGACGTGGTAGAGTCTTGTCTCGCCGTTTTCAAAAAGGGGTTTGCTTTTGCGCAGAACTCCACAGATTCCTGA
- a CDS encoding sensor histidine kinase — translation MNKLLLDELSEGIMIVDEGLVVSYVNSSAKKMLGEIEGLALPDALHVQGISKIVDSLISGLHHSTDTVFVRDEITHYLRIKVSPPYIIVRNITSEKLFENAKMDFVNSIVHEFSTPLAVINGYVQLLMDRNSELPTDVSETIYRISRSTGRLSRLVEELGILSNLELQNYRVKVETVNLRELVDEAIGDLEAKWNRKRLEIITSVSPDTYAAVDSLLLFRVISNLISNAVKYSSVGDTVEIVSREVESRIYISVKDNGIGIKSEELPRIFERFYRGSNARTSGSSGLGLGLSLVKHALNLINGTIDVRSRYMMGTTVTITFPKNM, via the coding sequence GTGAACAAATTGTTGCTCGATGAGCTCAGCGAGGGGATTATGATAGTCGATGAGGGCCTTGTGGTATCATACGTAAACTCATCTGCGAAAAAGATGCTGGGCGAAATTGAAGGGCTGGCTCTCCCGGACGCTCTTCATGTTCAAGGTATTTCGAAGATCGTCGATAGTCTCATCTCAGGGCTTCATCATAGTACCGATACTGTTTTCGTAAGAGACGAGATCACTCACTACTTAAGAATAAAGGTCTCTCCTCCATACATCATTGTCAGAAACATCACAAGCGAGAAGCTGTTCGAGAATGCCAAGATGGATTTCGTCAATTCAATCGTTCATGAATTCTCAACACCGCTAGCAGTCATAAACGGCTACGTGCAGCTACTTATGGACAGGAACAGTGAACTGCCCACCGATGTCTCTGAGACAATCTATAGAATATCCAGATCAACAGGAAGACTTTCAAGACTTGTCGAAGAGCTTGGTATACTATCTAACCTCGAACTGCAGAACTACAGAGTAAAAGTCGAAACAGTGAATCTAAGAGAGCTTGTAGATGAAGCCATAGGCGACCTTGAAGCCAAATGGAATCGGAAGAGACTCGAGATCATCACATCTGTATCACCGGATACTTACGCCGCCGTAGATTCGCTTCTTCTCTTCAGAGTGATATCGAACCTGATTTCGAATGCGGTTAAGTACTCAAGTGTTGGCGACACAGTTGAAATCGTCTCTAGGGAAGTCGAATCCAGAATATACATCTCCGTGAAAGACAACGGAATAGGTATTAAAAGTGAAGAACTACCGAGAATCTTCGAAAGATTCTACAGAGGAAGCAATGCAAGAACTTCGGGATCTTCTGGATTAGGGCTGGGACTGTCTCTCGTTAAGCACGCTCTAAATCTAATAAATGGAACGATAGACGTCAGGTCAAGATATATGATGGGAACAACTGTAACCATTACTTTCCCCAAGAACATGTAA
- a CDS encoding response regulator transcription factor, whose protein sequence is MKVLIVDDDLDILNIVRTACENESMQTSTAANAEELWSSLRSEKPDVILLDIMLPDANGLDLVKKIRTIYSRIPIIFLTARKSDLDMILGLELGADDYVTKPFNPRALVARIKAVMRRTEISGTLEDKLTIGDAVVNLKSYTVTKNGKSEELTRREFELLKLLAENPGRVFTREELLDKVWGMDFFGDFRTVDVHISKLREKVGEDFIKTVRGVGYKFVLGDLK, encoded by the coding sequence TTGAAAGTATTGATTGTTGATGACGATCTCGATATCCTGAATATTGTCAGAACTGCATGTGAGAATGAATCGATGCAGACTTCAACTGCCGCAAATGCAGAAGAGTTATGGTCATCCCTGCGTTCAGAGAAGCCCGACGTGATATTACTTGATATCATGCTGCCTGACGCAAATGGTCTCGATCTCGTGAAGAAGATTCGAACAATCTATTCGAGAATTCCGATAATATTTTTGACCGCAAGAAAGTCCGACCTTGACATGATTCTTGGGCTTGAACTTGGCGCAGATGATTACGTCACAAAACCCTTCAATCCAAGGGCTCTTGTGGCAAGAATCAAGGCTGTCATGAGAAGAACAGAGATATCCGGTACTCTGGAAGATAAACTTACGATAGGTGACGCCGTAGTTAACCTCAAATCGTACACAGTAACTAAGAATGGGAAGTCAGAAGAGCTGACAAGAAGAGAATTTGAATTGTTGAAACTGCTCGCGGAAAACCCCGGAAGAGTCTTCACTCGCGAAGAGTTACTGGACAAGGTTTGGGGAATGGATTTCTTCGGCGATTTCAGAACGGTGGATGTTCATATAAGCAAATTGAGGGAGAAGGTTGGAGAAGATTTTATAAAAACAGTGAGAGGCGTTGGCTACAAGTTTGTTCTTGGAGACCTGAAGTGA
- the phoU gene encoding phosphate signaling complex protein PhoU: MTPERQRHLEAGFNRLKSMLSDMMENVRSSLLKAIDSLDRLDGDLARVVIENDEVIDKLQREMDTEICNYIGRFQPLAEDLRYVLTMMKLATDLERIGDLAVNIAEVAVRYENQTLVKPLIHIKKMTAVVEKMLEEVIAAYYNKDTETAKRVWNEDSKVDEYYLYIKREVRDKLISMSDSGAIGQLLDLLLVSRFLERAGDHATNIAEEIYYIEKGESLKEEMRR, encoded by the coding sequence ATGACACCAGAAAGGCAGAGGCATCTGGAAGCAGGCTTTAACAGATTGAAATCTATGTTGTCAGATATGATGGAGAACGTGAGATCGAGTCTTTTGAAAGCGATAGACTCTCTTGATCGATTAGATGGCGACCTCGCAAGAGTAGTCATTGAAAATGATGAAGTGATTGACAAGCTTCAAAGAGAAATGGATACAGAAATATGCAACTATATCGGACGATTTCAACCCCTTGCCGAGGATTTAAGGTATGTTCTTACAATGATGAAGCTGGCAACTGATCTAGAAAGAATCGGCGACCTCGCCGTAAACATTGCTGAAGTCGCAGTCAGGTATGAGAATCAGACTCTCGTCAAACCACTTATACATATTAAGAAGATGACAGCGGTTGTCGAAAAGATGTTGGAAGAGGTAATTGCTGCTTATTACAACAAGGATACGGAAACCGCCAAGAGAGTGTGGAATGAAGACAGTAAGGTTGACGAATACTATCTGTATATCAAGAGAGAAGTGAGAGACAAGTTGATAAGCATGTCTGACTCTGGCGCAATTGGCCAGCTTCTTGACCTGCTGCTAGTGTCAAGATTTCTTGAAAGAGCCGGCGATCATGCGACTAACATTGCAGAAGAGATCTATTACATAGAAAAGGGCGAGAGCCTCAAGGAGGAAATGCGACGTTGA
- the pstB gene encoding phosphate ABC transporter ATP-binding protein PstB, with translation MDEPIFKIEKLNVYYGDKHALKDVTCEIPKKKVTAVVGPSGCGKSTFLRVLNRMNDLIPSYRHTGSVKLLGNEILDMDPVILRKHVGMVFQKPNPFPKTIQENVTYGPRIHGIKNRKTLREITEKSLKQAALWDEVKDELKKNATNLSGGQQQRLCIARALSVEPDVLLLDEPTSALDPIATQRIETLIEELSEKYTIIIVTHNLQQALRISDYVMFFYVGDLVEFDTTEKITSNPRDQRTSEYLRGIFS, from the coding sequence ATGGACGAACCAATTTTCAAAATAGAAAAGCTCAACGTGTATTATGGTGATAAACATGCACTTAAGGACGTGACCTGTGAAATCCCAAAAAAGAAGGTAACAGCGGTTGTGGGCCCTTCCGGTTGCGGAAAATCTACCTTTCTTAGAGTTCTAAACCGCATGAATGATCTGATACCTTCCTACAGACATACGGGATCAGTAAAACTTCTCGGCAACGAGATTCTCGATATGGACCCGGTCATTCTAAGAAAACACGTGGGAATGGTCTTTCAGAAGCCAAACCCATTTCCGAAAACGATCCAGGAAAACGTCACTTACGGGCCAAGAATTCATGGAATCAAGAACCGCAAGACACTTAGGGAGATAACCGAAAAGTCACTAAAGCAGGCAGCCCTATGGGATGAAGTCAAAGATGAGCTGAAGAAAAACGCAACAAATCTATCGGGAGGTCAACAACAAAGACTTTGCATAGCGAGGGCTCTGTCCGTTGAACCGGATGTTCTGCTTCTCGATGAGCCTACGAGTGCTCTTGATCCAATTGCTACACAGAGAATAGAAACGTTAATAGAAGAGCTCTCGGAAAAGTATACTATTATTATAGTAACCCATAATCTACAGCAGGCACTGAGGATCTCGGATTATGTGATGTTCTTCTACGTGGGTGATCTCGTTGAGTTTGACACTACCGAGAAGATAACCTCTAACCCTAGAGATCAAAGAACAAGCGAGTACCTGAGAGGAATCTTCAGTTAA
- the pstA gene encoding phosphate ABC transporter permease PstA, which produces MLIDRITKLIFGIISYTLVAVILAIIGFLVVNGLDDISLEFLVSFPKNSMTEGGIWPSILGTFYFLSIALLFSVPVGILSAVYLSEYSKENRFQRLVLTANNILAGIPSVVFGMFGLSLFSITFGFGTSIISGGLTLGIMSLPYIISNTHESLAAVPKSYREASMALGANKAETTFRIVVSASFSRILTGVMIAVGRIIGETAPLLFTGAAFYITRNPSGLFEPAMSLPTHIFVLSAIYPENVTPKLEGSISVLLIIVITLFVSVAIRRRIESKKLEE; this is translated from the coding sequence ATGCTGATCGACAGAATAACCAAATTGATTTTCGGAATTATATCGTACACACTGGTTGCAGTTATACTAGCTATAATTGGCTTCCTTGTTGTAAATGGACTTGATGACATTAGCCTGGAATTTCTGGTCTCCTTCCCGAAAAATTCGATGACGGAAGGAGGAATCTGGCCTTCAATACTGGGGACGTTTTATTTTCTATCGATAGCACTGCTCTTTTCGGTGCCGGTTGGTATTCTTTCAGCCGTCTATTTGAGTGAGTACAGCAAAGAGAATCGCTTTCAGCGTCTAGTTTTAACTGCTAACAACATTCTTGCAGGAATTCCTTCGGTTGTTTTTGGAATGTTTGGCCTGTCGCTTTTTTCGATCACTTTTGGATTCGGAACCTCAATCATCTCGGGGGGTCTTACTTTAGGAATAATGTCACTTCCCTACATCATTTCAAATACCCATGAAAGCCTGGCTGCAGTTCCGAAATCTTACAGAGAAGCATCGATGGCACTTGGTGCGAATAAGGCTGAGACAACTTTCAGAATCGTTGTTTCAGCCTCCTTCTCGAGGATACTAACTGGAGTCATGATAGCTGTAGGAAGAATAATTGGGGAGACGGCTCCTTTGCTGTTTACAGGGGCCGCATTCTATATTACTAGAAACCCTTCAGGTCTCTTCGAGCCGGCTATGTCATTGCCGACACACATTTTCGTGCTTTCGGCAATCTATCCCGAGAATGTGACTCCGAAGCTTGAGGGAAGTATTTCCGTTCTGCTGATAATCGTCATAACTTTGTTCGTCAGCGTCGCAATCAGAAGGAGAATAGAATCGAAGAAACTGGAGGAGTGA
- the pstC gene encoding phosphate ABC transporter permease subunit PstC, protein MRRRRLDLSSRVLVTTAALITSAILFGIFFFLISDGVRVFGKISFEEFFFSARWYPTYEDAEYGILALLSGTLAVTGLTLAISIPLGFVSATFLAEFSHRKAHDFLKLIFELMAGIPSVVLGSFGLKYVSRWLMEFFPMKVWTGLNIFNASLMLSILAMPYFVTLIEDALKAVPVDQKEASLALGANTTSTVFRIIVPQARSGILNAIILGTNRIIGETMVVLMVAGGASMIPQSIFDPVRPLTAAIAGEMGEVELGSTHYYALFMIGVVLLGISLIFTVIAMRLKRGMRRC, encoded by the coding sequence TTGAGAAGAAGGAGACTTGATCTTTCGTCGAGAGTACTGGTAACGACTGCAGCTTTGATTACATCAGCAATTCTTTTCGGAATATTCTTCTTTCTCATATCAGATGGGGTAAGAGTTTTCGGAAAGATATCATTCGAGGAGTTCTTTTTCAGCGCTCGCTGGTACCCAACTTACGAGGATGCCGAATATGGCATCCTCGCTCTGTTATCAGGCACTCTGGCTGTAACAGGGTTGACCTTAGCAATATCTATCCCGTTGGGATTTGTTTCGGCCACATTTCTTGCCGAGTTCAGCCACAGGAAGGCTCACGACTTTCTAAAACTCATATTTGAACTCATGGCAGGAATTCCATCTGTGGTACTTGGAAGTTTCGGCCTCAAGTATGTCTCAAGGTGGTTAATGGAGTTCTTCCCGATGAAAGTGTGGACGGGACTGAATATTTTCAACGCTTCTCTGATGCTCTCTATACTTGCTATGCCATATTTCGTAACTCTTATCGAAGATGCATTGAAAGCTGTTCCTGTGGATCAAAAAGAGGCTTCATTAGCACTGGGAGCTAACACAACTTCAACCGTATTCCGTATTATTGTTCCACAAGCTAGAAGCGGGATCCTAAATGCGATCATACTTGGAACAAATAGAATAATTGGAGAAACAATGGTTGTTCTGATGGTCGCAGGCGGCGCTTCCATGATTCCCCAGTCGATCTTTGATCCAGTTAGACCTCTAACCGCAGCAATCGCCGGTGAAATGGGAGAAGTTGAACTTGGAAGCACTCATTATTACGCTCTCTTCATGATTGGGGTTGTTCTTTTAGGGATTTCCCTGATCTTCACAGTTATAGCAATGCGTCTTAAGAGGGGAATGAGAAGATGCTGA
- a CDS encoding PstS family phosphate ABC transporter substrate-binding protein, with amino-acid sequence MKNFGVLIVILLLAGTMLGSTLVIKGSNTVYPVAQLWAEGFKAMNPDVEISIEGAGSSTGIKALFNGQTDIANSSRWIKASEIEQMNSDGKYFIPYVVAYDGIAIIVNESLGISNITIQQLFDIYSGKITSWNQIDSSLPKARIVPLSRDNASGTFEYFVEHVMKGEKFAPQVQQLASTRAEVEQVMQNQYAIGYIGMGYITEEVKALTVEGVEPTVANVNAGSYPISRPLFMFVDATNGLPTGVIGEFLRYALSPEGQAAVLSVGYVNAYGTK; translated from the coding sequence ATGAAGAATTTTGGTGTACTTATCGTAATCCTGTTACTGGCTGGCACTATGTTAGGTTCTACACTGGTCATTAAAGGCTCCAACACTGTCTATCCAGTTGCGCAGCTCTGGGCAGAAGGTTTCAAGGCAATGAACCCTGATGTTGAGATATCTATCGAAGGCGCCGGGTCTTCGACGGGTATCAAGGCCTTATTCAACGGACAGACCGACATTGCAAATTCCAGTAGATGGATCAAGGCCTCGGAAATTGAACAGATGAACAGTGATGGAAAGTACTTCATACCATATGTTGTCGCCTATGACGGGATAGCGATTATCGTAAACGAGTCCCTCGGGATTAGCAACATAACCATTCAACAGCTTTTTGATATCTACTCGGGAAAGATAACTTCGTGGAATCAGATTGACTCTTCTCTGCCAAAGGCTAGAATTGTTCCTCTGTCAAGAGACAATGCATCTGGTACATTCGAGTACTTCGTCGAACACGTAATGAAGGGTGAGAAATTCGCTCCTCAGGTTCAACAGCTGGCGTCAACAAGAGCCGAAGTTGAGCAGGTTATGCAGAATCAGTATGCTATCGGCTACATTGGAATGGGATACATCACGGAAGAGGTTAAGGCCCTGACAGTTGAAGGCGTTGAACCCACTGTAGCAAACGTGAATGCAGGATCATACCCGATATCGAGACCATTGTTCATGTTCGTCGATGCAACCAATGGACTCCCCACAGGAGTTATTGGTGAATTCCTGAGATATGCACTATCACCGGAAGGGCAGGCAGCTGTTCTAAGTGTGGGTTATGTAAACGCTTACGGAACGAAATAG
- a CDS encoding metallophosphoesterase — protein sequence MKKYMLLLFLLIIGQVFSVYLNDISRDGVTVSWFTEEPSTSYLIVYDGSNESIHSDEEVTLHRFRVSGLLPGMGYAYTVKSEKDGEVIYKGNGILTTAPNRNTPFSFAAYGDSRNNYVVHSEIVNGIASENVPLVIHTGDIVSTDDAIEEWINFFEVTEILSDSVLYSVIGNHESEAINYLKFFAFPGNERYYSLWYGDIFFIFLNTNEAFDKYSQQYVWLLTQLEEAEEEDPAHIVVCLHHPPYSYGSHGDHLYLKEYLVPVFEDYNVDLVLSGHDHGYQRIERNGVTYVITAGGGAPLYDITRGESLVASAKAFHYMLFNYTLEGLYGYSKTPEGLILDSFYIPKHN from the coding sequence TTGAAAAAATACATGCTTCTTCTGTTTCTTCTGATAATTGGTCAGGTTTTTTCAGTCTATTTGAACGATATTTCGCGCGATGGAGTTACCGTAAGCTGGTTCACCGAAGAACCCTCCACTTCTTATTTAATAGTCTACGATGGCTCCAATGAATCTATTCATTCAGATGAGGAAGTGACTCTTCACAGATTCCGGGTATCTGGACTCCTTCCTGGAATGGGCTATGCTTACACTGTTAAGAGTGAAAAGGATGGAGAAGTCATTTACAAAGGCAACGGGATACTGACAACCGCACCTAACAGAAACACACCATTCAGTTTTGCTGCTTACGGGGATAGCAGAAACAACTATGTCGTTCACTCTGAGATAGTCAATGGAATAGCTAGTGAAAACGTTCCTCTAGTAATCCACACGGGTGATATCGTCTCGACCGACGATGCTATTGAAGAATGGATAAACTTTTTCGAAGTCACCGAAATATTATCTGACAGTGTACTCTACAGTGTTATTGGAAACCACGAGTCTGAAGCCATAAACTATTTGAAATTCTTTGCTTTCCCAGGAAATGAAAGATATTATAGCCTATGGTACGGTGATATCTTCTTCATATTTTTGAACACAAATGAAGCCTTCGATAAGTATTCACAGCAATACGTTTGGCTTCTAACACAGCTGGAGGAGGCGGAAGAAGAAGATCCTGCACATATAGTAGTTTGCTTACACCACCCTCCGTACAGTTACGGCTCTCATGGAGACCATCTGTATCTAAAGGAATACCTGGTTCCTGTCTTCGAAGACTACAACGTCGATCTTGTTCTTAGCGGCCATGATCATGGCTATCAGAGAATTGAGAGAAACGGCGTAACCTATGTTATTACGGCTGGCGGCGGTGCTCCGCTTTACGATATCACCCGGGGCGAGAGTCTAGTCGCTTCCGCAAAAGCCTTTCACTATATGTTGTTCAACTATACTCTAGAAGGTCTGTACGGCTATTCAAAAACCCCGGAGGGCCTTATTCTGGACAGTTTCTATATTCCAAAACATAATTAA
- a CDS encoding magnesium transporter CorA family protein, producing the protein MREILISENGRMNTIDSPVEGCWINVVSPDSGDIAFLKSLEIDEDFVYDALDQEERARFEQDEDLIYVITKLPYLDTADETVPYKTTTLGIAMKSGYFVTISGSENAIVSDIVEGRVKDISTKKRNRFLLRIFDRATVYYLRYLKEIRRLSNEIESELHRSTRNQELVAMLNLEKSLVFFTTSLRSNELMFEKLKRANILTLYEEDEELFEDISIENRQAIEMANIYSDILTGMMDAFASVISNNLNVVMKILTIVTLSLQIPTLVASIYGMNVKLPFMESSTIFYWSMGLSGLAAFLVGFVLFKIRWFK; encoded by the coding sequence GTGCGCGAGATTTTGATTTCCGAGAATGGAAGAATGAATACAATAGATTCACCAGTAGAAGGCTGCTGGATCAATGTTGTATCGCCAGATAGTGGAGACATCGCTTTTCTTAAGAGTTTAGAAATCGACGAGGATTTTGTGTACGATGCTTTAGATCAGGAAGAAAGGGCAAGATTCGAGCAGGATGAGGATTTAATCTACGTGATTACCAAACTGCCATATTTAGATACTGCAGACGAAACCGTTCCATACAAAACGACGACTCTCGGAATTGCAATGAAATCCGGTTATTTTGTCACGATAAGCGGTTCGGAAAACGCAATTGTATCGGACATAGTCGAAGGACGGGTTAAGGATATTTCCACAAAGAAACGAAACCGCTTTCTTCTTAGAATTTTTGACAGAGCAACTGTTTATTACCTGAGGTATCTCAAGGAAATCAGGAGACTGTCAAATGAGATCGAGTCCGAACTACACAGATCTACCAGGAATCAAGAACTTGTGGCGATGTTGAATCTCGAAAAATCTTTAGTTTTCTTCACGACATCTCTTAGATCAAACGAGCTAATGTTTGAGAAGCTCAAGAGAGCAAACATACTGACGCTCTATGAAGAAGATGAAGAGCTATTTGAAGACATCTCTATCGAGAATAGACAGGCTATAGAGATGGCGAACATTTATAGCGACATTTTGACAGGAATGATGGATGCCTTTGCTTCTGTGATCTCCAATAATCTCAACGTAGTTATGAAGATATTAACGATAGTGACGCTCTCTCTTCAGATTCCGACGCTGGTAGCGTCGATCTATGGAATGAATGTTAAACTCCCCTTTATGGAGAGCAGTACGATTTTCTACTGGTCTATGGGTTTGTCGGGACTTGCTGCCTTCCTGGTTGGTTTTGTACTATTCAAGATAAGATGGTTCAAGTAG